Proteins encoded within one genomic window of Erinaceus europaeus chromosome 13, mEriEur2.1, whole genome shotgun sequence:
- the LOC103128244 gene encoding zinc finger protein 709-like isoform X2 — protein sequence MCENFRNFLSIEKIQEHSTKEQHNLPGSKQRNTTVKISEGKESQNGRKSKEYEVYNKLFTHSNHLDQHERTHSGQKPYECKLCRKTFSHSSSLRTHERIHSGKKPYECKLCSKTFGYSSSLRTHERIHSGEKPYECNLCSITFRQSGTLQLHKRIHSGEKPYVCKLCSKTFSRSGSLRKHERIHSGEKPYECNLCSIKFRQSGTLQLHKRIHSGEKPYVCKLCSKTFCRSGSLQLHERTHRGEKPYECKQCSKTFSRSSRLRTHERIHSGEKPYECKLCSKTFRDSSSHRTHERIHSGEKPIECKQCSKTFRDSSSLQLHERTHSGVKHYECKLCSKRFTRSSNLRIHERTHSGEKPYGCKLCSKAFSFPSNLWRHERTHSGEKHYECKLCSKRFTSSSNLRIHERSHGGEKPYGCKLCSKAFSFPSNLRRHERTHSGEKPYECKLCSKRFTRSSNLQRHERTHGGEKPYECKQCSETLSCSQ from the exons atgtgtgaaaacttcAGAAACTTTCTTTCAATAG aaaagatacaAGAACATTCCACCAAAGAGCAGCATAACTTGCCTGGGAGTAAACAACG GAATACAACTGTGAAAATCTCTGAGGGCAAAGAAAGTCAGAATGGTAGAAAATCTAAAGAATATGAAGTATACAACAAATTATTCACTCATTCTAATCATCTTGAccaacatgaaagaactcacagtggacagaaaccctatgaatgtaaactatgtaggaaaacattcagtcatTCCAGTAGTCttaggacacatgaaagaattcacagtggaaagaaaccctatgaatgtaaactgtgtagtaaaacatttggTTATTCCAGTAGTCTTAGGACACacgaaagaattcacagtggagagaaaccctatgaatgtaatcTATGTAGTATAACATTCAGGCAATCTGGTACTCTTCAGCTacataaaagaattcacagtggagagaaaccttatgtatgtaaactatgtagtaaaacattcagtcgttCTGGTAGTCttaggaaacatgaaagaattcacagtggagagaaaccctatgaatgtaatcTATGTAGTATAAAATTCAGGCAATCTGGTACTCTTCAGCTacataaaagaattcacagtggagagaaaccctacgtatgtaaactatgtagtaaaacattctgtCGTTCCGGTAGTCTTCagctacatgaaagaactcaccgtggagagaaaccctatgaatgtaaacagtgtagtaaaacattcagtcgttCCAGtcgtcttcggacacatgaaagaatccatagtggagagaaaccctatgaatgtaaactatgtagtaaaacattcagagattccagtagtcatcggacacatgaaagaattcacagtggagagaaaccaattgaatgtaaacagtgtagtaaaacattcagagattccagtagtcttcagctacatgaaagaactcacagtggagtgAAACACTacgaatgtaaactatgtagtaaaagatTCACTAGATCTAGTAATCTTcggatacatgaaagaactcacagtggagagaaaccctatggatgtaaactgtgtagtaaagcattcagttttCCCAGTAATCtttggagacatgaaagaactcacagtggagagaaacactatgaatgtaaactatgtagtaaaagatTCACTAGTTCCAGTAATCTTCGGATACATGAAAGAAGTCAcggtggagagaaaccctatggatgtaaactgtgtagtaaaGCCTTCAGTTTTCCCAGTAatcttcggagacatgaaagaactcacagtggagagaaaccctacgaatgtaaactatgtagtaaaagatTCACTAGATCCAGtaatcttcagagacatgaaagaactcacggtggagagaaaccctatgaatgtaaacagtgtagtgaAACTCTCAGTTGTTCCCAgtaa
- the LOC103128244 gene encoding zinc finger protein 14-like isoform X1 encodes MAVSWGSVTYEDVTVIFTQEEWALLNPSEKKLYRDVMCENFRNFLSIEKIQEHSTKEQHNLPGSKQRNTTVKISEGKESQNGRKSKEYEVYNKLFTHSNHLDQHERTHSGQKPYECKLCRKTFSHSSSLRTHERIHSGKKPYECKLCSKTFGYSSSLRTHERIHSGEKPYECNLCSITFRQSGTLQLHKRIHSGEKPYVCKLCSKTFSRSGSLRKHERIHSGEKPYECNLCSIKFRQSGTLQLHKRIHSGEKPYVCKLCSKTFCRSGSLQLHERTHRGEKPYECKQCSKTFSRSSRLRTHERIHSGEKPYECKLCSKTFRDSSSHRTHERIHSGEKPIECKQCSKTFRDSSSLQLHERTHSGVKHYECKLCSKRFTRSSNLRIHERTHSGEKPYGCKLCSKAFSFPSNLWRHERTHSGEKHYECKLCSKRFTSSSNLRIHERSHGGEKPYGCKLCSKAFSFPSNLRRHERTHSGEKPYECKLCSKRFTRSSNLQRHERTHGGEKPYECKQCSETLSCSQ; translated from the exons atggcagtttcttgg ggctcagtgacctatgaagatgtaactgtgatattcactcaagaggagtgggcactattaaatccttcagagaagaaactctacagagatgtgatgtgtgaaaacttcAGAAACTTTCTTTCAATAG aaaagatacaAGAACATTCCACCAAAGAGCAGCATAACTTGCCTGGGAGTAAACAACG GAATACAACTGTGAAAATCTCTGAGGGCAAAGAAAGTCAGAATGGTAGAAAATCTAAAGAATATGAAGTATACAACAAATTATTCACTCATTCTAATCATCTTGAccaacatgaaagaactcacagtggacagaaaccctatgaatgtaaactatgtaggaaaacattcagtcatTCCAGTAGTCttaggacacatgaaagaattcacagtggaaagaaaccctatgaatgtaaactgtgtagtaaaacatttggTTATTCCAGTAGTCTTAGGACACacgaaagaattcacagtggagagaaaccctatgaatgtaatcTATGTAGTATAACATTCAGGCAATCTGGTACTCTTCAGCTacataaaagaattcacagtggagagaaaccttatgtatgtaaactatgtagtaaaacattcagtcgttCTGGTAGTCttaggaaacatgaaagaattcacagtggagagaaaccctatgaatgtaatcTATGTAGTATAAAATTCAGGCAATCTGGTACTCTTCAGCTacataaaagaattcacagtggagagaaaccctacgtatgtaaactatgtagtaaaacattctgtCGTTCCGGTAGTCTTCagctacatgaaagaactcaccgtggagagaaaccctatgaatgtaaacagtgtagtaaaacattcagtcgttCCAGtcgtcttcggacacatgaaagaatccatagtggagagaaaccctatgaatgtaaactatgtagtaaaacattcagagattccagtagtcatcggacacatgaaagaattcacagtggagagaaaccaattgaatgtaaacagtgtagtaaaacattcagagattccagtagtcttcagctacatgaaagaactcacagtggagtgAAACACTacgaatgtaaactatgtagtaaaagatTCACTAGATCTAGTAATCTTcggatacatgaaagaactcacagtggagagaaaccctatggatgtaaactgtgtagtaaagcattcagttttCCCAGTAATCtttggagacatgaaagaactcacagtggagagaaacactatgaatgtaaactatgtagtaaaagatTCACTAGTTCCAGTAATCTTCGGATACATGAAAGAAGTCAcggtggagagaaaccctatggatgtaaactgtgtagtaaaGCCTTCAGTTTTCCCAGTAatcttcggagacatgaaagaactcacagtggagagaaaccctacgaatgtaaactatgtagtaaaagatTCACTAGATCCAGtaatcttcagagacatgaaagaactcacggtggagagaaaccctatgaatgtaaacagtgtagtgaAACTCTCAGTTGTTCCCAgtaa